Within the Pseudorasbora parva isolate DD20220531a chromosome 20, ASM2467924v1, whole genome shotgun sequence genome, the region CAGGTAACGAAAGGAATCAGACAGAGGGGGAAGAACCTTCAAACCAATACTACACTGAATTGGGACTCTACTATCACCTGCTGGCGCAGATTCCCATCTTCTTCTTCACTGCTGTGGTCATGCTTGTTACGTACTACAAGATTCTGCAGGCACTCAACATCCGCATTGGCACACGTTTCCATTCGGCGCCCAAGAAGAAACCAAGAAAGAAAAAGACCATCTCCATGACTTCCACTCAGCCAGAGTCCACCGATGCCTCGCAGAGCAGTGCAGGCAGGAATCCACCATTGGGTATGCGTACCTCGGTGTCTGTGATCATAGCCCTACGCAGGGCAGTCAAACGTCACAGGGAACGCCGTGAGCGGCAAAAGAGGGTTTTTCGCATGTCACTTCTCATCATCTCCACCTTCCTGCTCTGCTGGACACCCATCACCGTGCTCAACACGGTTATCCTGAGTACAGGGCCGAGCAACTTCACTGTGCGTCTCAGACTGGGCTTCCTGGTCATGGCTTACGGGACCACCATTTTTCACCCGCTGCTCTATGCCTTCACGCGGCAGAAATTTCAAAAGGTTCTAAAGAGTAAAATGAAGAAGCGTGTCGTGTCAGTTGTAGAGGCTGACCCTATGCCTAATAACGTGGTCATCCACAACTCATGGATTGACCCAAAAAGGAACAAAAAGGTGACTTTCGAGGAGACAGAGGTCAGGCAAAAATGCCTCTCATCGGAGGATGTGGAA harbors:
- the gpr22a gene encoding G-protein coupled receptor 22 is translated as MHTPPVLGFQAIMSNVTVLDNVEPLDFEMDLDTPYPVSFQVSLTGFLMLEIVLGLSSNLTVLALYCMKSNLVSSVSNIVTMNLHVLDVLVCVGCIPLTIVVVLLPLEGNNALICCFHEACVSFASVATAANVLAITLDRYDISVRPANRVLTMGRAVALLGSIWALSLLSFLVPFIEEGFFSQAGNERNQTEGEEPSNQYYTELGLYYHLLAQIPIFFFTAVVMLVTYYKILQALNIRIGTRFHSAPKKKPRKKKTISMTSTQPESTDASQSSAGRNPPLGMRTSVSVIIALRRAVKRHRERRERQKRVFRMSLLIISTFLLCWTPITVLNTVILSTGPSNFTVRLRLGFLVMAYGTTIFHPLLYAFTRQKFQKVLKSKMKKRVVSVVEADPMPNNVVIHNSWIDPKRNKKVTFEETEVRQKCLSSEDVE